One segment of Anomalospiza imberbis isolate Cuckoo-Finch-1a 21T00152 chromosome 2, ASM3175350v1, whole genome shotgun sequence DNA contains the following:
- the UXS1 gene encoding UDP-glucuronic acid decarboxylase 1 isoform X3, which translates to MMKRNVEHWIGHENFELINHDVVEPLYIEVDQIYHLASPASPPNYMYNPIKTLKTNTIGTLNMLGLAKRVGARLLLASTSEVYGDPEVHPQNEDYWGHVNPIGPRACYDEGKRVAETMCYAYMKQEGVEVRVARIFNTFGPRMHMNDGRVVSNFILQALQGEPLTVYGPGTQTRAFQYVSDLVNGLVALMNSNVSSPVNLGNPEEHTILEFAQLIKKLVGSGSEIQFLSEAQDDPQKRKPDIRKAKLLLGWEPVVPLEEGLNKAIHYFRKELEYQANNQYIPKPKPARMKKGRTRHN; encoded by the exons TGGACCAGATCTATCATCTAgcatctcctgcttctcctccaaATTACATGTATAATCCTATAAAAACATTGAAAACCAACACTATTGGGACATTAAACATGCTGG GTTTAGCTAAACGTGTTGGAGCACGGCTGCTGCTGGCCTCTACATCAGAGGTTTATGGAG aTCCTGAAGTTCACCCTCAAAATGAGGATTACTGGGGGCATGTGAATCCAATAGGTCCAAGAGCCTGCTATGATGAAGGAAAGCGGGTTGCAGAGACCATGTGCTATGCATACATGAAGCAG GAAGGAGTTGAAGTGAGGGTTGCCAGAATATTCAATACCTTTGGTCCTCGAATGCATATGAATGATGGAAGAGTTGTCAGTAATTTTATCCTACAAGCTCTCCAGGGAGAACCACTAACA GTCTATGGACCTGGAACTCAGACAAGAGCTTTCCAGTATGTCAG TGATCTTGTGAATGGGTTGGTGGCATTGATGAACAGCAATGTCAGCAGTCCTGTCAATTTG GGAAACCCAGAAGAGCACACTATCCTAGAGTTTGCCCAGTTAATTAAAAAGCTTGTTG GCAGTGGGAGTGAAATCCAGTTTCTCTCAGAAGCACAGGATGATCCTCAGAAACGAAAACCTGACATCAGAAAAGCCAAGTTACTGCTTGGCTGGGAACCCGTG GTCCCATTGGAAGAAGGTTTGAATAAAGCAATTCATTACTTCCGTAAAGAACTTGAGTATCAGGCGAACAATCAGTATATTCCCAAACCAAAGCCTGCAAGgatgaaaaaaggaagaacaagaCATAACTGA
- the ECRG4 gene encoding augurin, whose amino-acid sequence MPPPCPRGALPGASLLLLFLLLPLLCAAPDVSRGNKLKLMLQKREASAAAAKPEVSVKETVAKEFLSSLRRQRRQLWDRSQPDVQQWYQQFLYLGFDEQKFEDDISYWTNLGRARNEYYGGYYQHHYDEDSPIGPRNPHAFRHGAGVNYDDY is encoded by the exons ATGCCGCCGCCGTGTCCCCGCGGGGCCCTGCCCGGggcctccctcctcctcctcttcctcctcttgcCGCTGCTCTGCGCGGCCCCCG ATGTTTCAAGGGGAAATAAGCTTAAACTGATGCTCCAGAAACGAGAAG cctctgctgctgctgcaaagccTGAGGTGTCAGTGAAAGAAACGGTGGCCAAGGAGTTCCTGAGCAGCCTGAGACGCCAGAGGCGCCAGCTGTGGGACAGAAGCCAGCCCGATGTGCAGCAGTGGTACCAGCAGTTCCTGTACCTGGGCTTCGATGAGCAG aaatTTGAAGATGACATCTCCTACTGGACAAACTTGGGGCGTGCTCGTAATGAATACTACGGTGGGTACTACCAGCACCACTACGATGAAGATTCTCCGATTGGCCCACGAAACCCACACGCCTTCAGGCATGGGGCAGGCGTCAACTACGACGATTACTAA